In one Calditerricola satsumensis genomic region, the following are encoded:
- the rph gene encoding ribonuclease PH, with translation MRVDGRKADELRPVTITPHYLKYAEGSVLIEVGDTKVICAATLEDKVPSFVRGTGKGWVTAEYAMLPRATEQRTPRDITKGKVSGRTMEIQRLIGRALRAVADLEALGERTIIIDCDVIQADGGTRTASITGAFVAMVLAMDRLRQAGEVPYLPVRDFLAATSVGVLGEELLLDLCYAEDSQVKVDMNIVMTGSGQLVEVQGTGEEATFSREELDRMITLAEKGIRELVAVQRQILGELADLVGVKPPAEEAAEPAGEADTSMTEAAGAEAAGHVPAE, from the coding sequence ATGCGAGTAGATGGGCGAAAAGCCGACGAGTTGCGACCCGTAACCATCACGCCGCACTACCTCAAGTACGCGGAGGGTTCGGTGCTCATTGAAGTGGGCGACACGAAGGTGATCTGTGCGGCGACGCTGGAAGACAAGGTGCCGTCGTTCGTGCGCGGGACGGGAAAAGGCTGGGTAACGGCCGAGTATGCCATGCTGCCGCGCGCCACGGAGCAGCGGACCCCGCGGGACATAACCAAGGGGAAAGTGAGCGGCCGCACGATGGAGATCCAGCGGCTGATCGGACGTGCGCTGCGCGCCGTGGCGGACCTTGAAGCGCTGGGTGAACGAACGATCATCATCGACTGCGACGTGATCCAAGCCGACGGCGGCACGCGCACGGCGTCGATCACCGGAGCCTTCGTGGCCATGGTGCTGGCCATGGACCGGCTGCGTCAGGCGGGGGAGGTGCCCTATCTGCCGGTCCGCGATTTTCTCGCCGCCACGAGCGTGGGCGTCTTGGGCGAGGAGCTCCTGCTGGATCTGTGCTACGCGGAAGACAGCCAGGTGAAGGTGGACATGAACATCGTCATGACCGGCTCCGGCCAGCTGGTGGAAGTGCAGGGCACGGGCGAGGAGGCCACCTTCTCGCGCGAGGAACTGGACCGGATGATCACCCTGGCCGAAAAGGGCATTCGCGAACTGGTGGCCGTGCAGCGTCAGATCCTTGGCGAGCTGGCCGACCTGGTCGGGGTGAAGCCGCCGGCGGAGGAGGCGGCGGAACCGGCCGGGGAGGCGGACACCTCGATGACGGAGGCGGCCGGTGCGGAGGCGGCGGGCCATGTTCCGGCTGAATGA